The DNA window ATCGTGCTCGCGATTTCCAACTCCGGCGAGTCCAGCGAGATCCTGGCGCTGATCCCGGTATTGAAACGCCAGCAGATCACCCTCATCTGTATGACCAACAACCCGGAAAGTTCGATGGGCAAGGCGGCGGATATCCACCTGTGCATCAAGGTGCCGCAGGAGGCCTGCCCGCTGGGGCTGGCACCGACCACCAGCACCACCGCCACGCTGGTGATGGGTGATGCGCTGGCCGTCGCGCTGCTGAAAGCGCGCGGGTTCACGCCGGAAGATTTCGCGCTGTCCCATCCGGGCGGCGCACTCGGCCGCAAACTGCTGCTGCGGGTTAGCGATATCATGCATAGCGGCGACGAAATGCCCCACGTCAGCGCCGACGCCTCGTTGCGCGACGCGCTGCTGGAAATCACCCGCAAAAATCTGGGCCTGACGGTGATCTGCGACGATCTGATGAAAATCGCCGGCATCTTTACCGACGGCGACCTGCGACGGGTGTTCGACATGGGCATCAACCTGCACGAGGCGAAGATCGCCGATGTCATGACGCCGGGCGGCGTGCGGGTGCGCCCCAATATCCTGGCGGTCGATGCGCTGAATCTGATGCAACAACGCCACATCACCGCGCTGTTGGTTGCCGATGGCGACCAATTGCTGGGTGTGGTACATATGCATGACATGCTGCGCGCCGGCGTCGTTTAATTAAGGAATAGAACGGAATGGGTATGGTAGAAACCTGCTACGGGCCGGTAGAACAAGAGGTTATGGCGCGTGCCGGGAACATCCGCCTGTTGATTTGCGACGTTGACGGCGTGCTGTCGGACGGCCTGATCTTCATGGGCAACAACGGTGAAGAATTGAAGGCGTTCAACGTGCGCGACGGCTACGGCATCCGCTGCTTGAAAACCTCGGACATCGAGGTGGCGATCATCACCGGTCGCTCCGCCAAGCTGCTGGAAGACCGCGCGCAGACGCTCGGTATCACCCATCTGTATCAGGGGCAATCCGATAAGCTTTTGGCCTTCCGCGAACTGTTGGATACACTGTCGTTAACGGCGGATCAGGTCGCCTATATCGGCGATGACCTGATCGACTGGCCGGTGATGGCACAGGTCGGGCTGGCGGTCGCGGTGGCGGACGCACACCCGCTGCTGACGCCGCGCGCTCACTATGTCACCCGCATTGCCGGCGGCCGCGGCGCGGTGCGCGAACTGTGCGACATCATTCTTTTGGCTCAAAATAAGCTGGAGGACGCCAAAGGGCTGTCGATATGAGTAAAACCAAACTGTGGATCACCATCCTGTTGACGGTGATCGTTCTGGCGCTGATCGGCTGGAACATGACGGACTTCAGCGACGACACCGCGCCTGGCCCGGCCAACGATCAGGATCCGACCTACCAGAGCCAGCATACGGTCACCGTGGTGTACAACCCGGCCGGCAAGCTGAATTACAAGCTGGTGGCGGAAGACGCGAAGTATTACACCGCCGGCGAGCTGAGCTGGTTCACCCAGCCGGTGATGACGCTGTTCGATGAGAATGCGGTGGCCACCTGGTCAGTTCGCTCCGATCGCGCCAAACTGACAAAAGACCGGATGCTGTATCTGTATGGTCACGTCGAGGTAAACAGCCTGACCACCACCTCGCAGCTGGAAAAAATTAAGACGGACAACGCTCAGGTAAACCTGGTCACCCAGGACGTCACCTCCGATGACGAAGTCACGCTTTACGGGACCAATTTTACCTCTAACGGCATGAAAATGCGTGGGAACCTGCGGACCAAAACCGCTGAGCTGATTGATAAGGTTAAGACCAACTATGAAATCCAGAACCAAAAACCAACTCCGTAATCTGTTGATCGGCAGCTTAGTTTTGGCCGCCAGCGCCCCTGCTCTGGCGCTGAAATCCGACTCCAGCCAGCCGGTCAGCATCGACTCGCTCAAGCAGTCGTTGGACATGCAAAGCAACGTCAGCACCTTCACTGACAACGTGGTGATCAAACAGGGCACCATCGATATCCGCGCCGACAAGGTGGTGGTCACCCGTCCGGGCGGAGATCAGAATAAGACCTATATTGAAGCGTTCGGCAACCCGGTAACCTTCTACCAGATGCAGGACAGCGGCAAACCGGTCAAAGGCCACGCGCAGAAAGTGCGTTACGACGTGGCGACCCAGCTGGTGACCCTGACGGGCAACGCCTATCTGGAGCAGCTCGACAGCAACGTGAAAGGCGATCGCATCACCTATCTGGTGCAACAGCAGCAAATGCAGGCGTTTAGCGACAAAGGCAAACGCGTGACAACGGTTCTGGTACCGTCGCAGTTGCAAGACAAAAACGGGCAAAAAAAGAGTAACTAATCACTTATGGCAACACTCATCGCAGAAAACCTGGCGAAAGCCTACAAGGGCCGTAAAGTTGTCGAAGACGTCAGCCTGAAAGTGAAATCCGGCGAGATCGTCGGCCTGCTCGGGCCGAACGGCGCCGGTAAAACCACCACCTTCTACATGGTGGTCGGCATCGTGCCGCGCGACGCCGGGCGCATCGTGATCGACGAAGAAGACATCAGCCTGCTGCCGCTGCACGCCCGCGCGCGCCGCGGCATCGGCTATCTGCCGCAGGAAGCGTCGATCTTCCGCCGTCTGAGCGTGTACGACAACCTGATGGCGGTGTTGGAGATCCGTCCCGATCTCACCAGCGAGCAGCGCGAGGACCGCGCCAAGGAGCTGATGGAAGAGTTC is part of the Serratia surfactantfaciens genome and encodes:
- the kdsD gene encoding arabinose-5-phosphate isomerase KdsD gives rise to the protein MSNIELQPGFDFQQAGKEVLQIEREGLAQLDSYINADFTHACETIAACSGKVVVMGMGKSGHIGCKIAATFASTGTPSFFVHPAEASHGDLGMVTSQDIVLAISNSGESSEILALIPVLKRQQITLICMTNNPESSMGKAADIHLCIKVPQEACPLGLAPTTSTTATLVMGDALAVALLKARGFTPEDFALSHPGGALGRKLLLRVSDIMHSGDEMPHVSADASLRDALLEITRKNLGLTVICDDLMKIAGIFTDGDLRRVFDMGINLHEAKIADVMTPGGVRVRPNILAVDALNLMQQRHITALLVADGDQLLGVVHMHDMLRAGVV
- the lptB gene encoding LPS export ABC transporter ATP-binding protein, which codes for MATLIAENLAKAYKGRKVVEDVSLKVKSGEIVGLLGPNGAGKTTTFYMVVGIVPRDAGRIVIDEEDISLLPLHARARRGIGYLPQEASIFRRLSVYDNLMAVLEIRPDLTSEQREDRAKELMEEFHISHLRDSLGQALSGGERRRVEIARALAANPKFILLDEPFAGVDPISVIDIKKIIEHLRDSGLGVLITDHNVRETLDVCERAYIVSQGKLIAHGTPDAILADEQVKRVYLGEEFRL
- the lptA gene encoding lipopolysaccharide ABC transporter substrate-binding protein LptA, translated to MKSRTKNQLRNLLIGSLVLAASAPALALKSDSSQPVSIDSLKQSLDMQSNVSTFTDNVVIKQGTIDIRADKVVVTRPGGDQNKTYIEAFGNPVTFYQMQDSGKPVKGHAQKVRYDVATQLVTLTGNAYLEQLDSNVKGDRITYLVQQQQMQAFSDKGKRVTTVLVPSQLQDKNGQKKSN
- the lptC gene encoding LPS export ABC transporter periplasmic protein LptC produces the protein MSKTKLWITILLTVIVLALIGWNMTDFSDDTAPGPANDQDPTYQSQHTVTVVYNPAGKLNYKLVAEDAKYYTAGELSWFTQPVMTLFDENAVATWSVRSDRAKLTKDRMLYLYGHVEVNSLTTTSQLEKIKTDNAQVNLVTQDVTSDDEVTLYGTNFTSNGMKMRGNLRTKTAELIDKVKTNYEIQNQKPTP
- the kdsC gene encoding 3-deoxy-manno-octulosonate-8-phosphatase KdsC, translating into MGMVETCYGPVEQEVMARAGNIRLLICDVDGVLSDGLIFMGNNGEELKAFNVRDGYGIRCLKTSDIEVAIITGRSAKLLEDRAQTLGITHLYQGQSDKLLAFRELLDTLSLTADQVAYIGDDLIDWPVMAQVGLAVAVADAHPLLTPRAHYVTRIAGGRGAVRELCDIILLAQNKLEDAKGLSI